AACACCGCGTTAACCGCCACCACGTCCGGACCCAGTCGCGCGCCCAGCACGGTCAGGGAGGCGAAACAGAGCTGCAGCATCAGAGAGCGCAGCATGATGTCACGGTTCAGTCGCAGCAGCCGTCCGCTGTCACCGCGCCAGCTCTGCTTCAGCAGGCTTAGCGAAATACCGCGTAGCTTTAACACCCGCCAGACCATGATGCCGCCGACGATCAGCGTGATGTACTCCGCCAGCGCCGTGGCGGTTGCCGCCCCCGCGACACCCCAGTGCAGCCCCATCACCAGCCAGAGATCGAGCACGATGTTCACCAGATTGCCCACCACCAGCAGGATCACCGGCGCGCGTGCATACTGCACGCCCAGCAGCCAGCCCAGTATGACCAGGTTTGCCAGGGTGGCAGGCGCACTGAGCCAGCGAATCTGAATAAACAGCGCCGCCTGTTCCAGTACATCAGGATTGCCGCCAACCAGATGGGTCGCCAGCTGAATAATCGGATAACGCAAAGCGATGAACAGTACACCTGCCAGCAGCGCAATAATCAGCGGCTGCGTCAGCGCGCGTGCCAGAGCGGCTTTATCGCCCGCACCAAATGCCTGCGCCGTAAGGCCAGTGGTACTCATTCGAAGGAAAAGCAGCAGCATAAAGAGGAAGCTGGTCACTGTGGTCCCGACCGCAACCCCGCCAAGATAGACAGGGCTGTCGAGATGACCAATAACTGCAGTATCGACCACTCCCAGTAAAGGAACGGTGATATTTGAAAGGATCATCGGCAGCGCAAGCCGCCAGAGATTTTTATCCGTTGCCGTGATAAAGCGCATTCGCCGTTCCGTGCTCAGTGTCGCTGCCGTTAAGCAGGCGACAAAATTAGGGCAGACAGAATAGCATCAGAAAAGGCGAATGCACGCAGCCCTCAGAATCAGAGCCACTCGCCGTTGCGCACCACGCCCACTGCCAGACCTTCAATGGTCAGCGACTGTGCACGGGTATCGACAACAATCGGGTCGAAATCGCTGTTTTCCGGCAGAAGATGCACGATAGCACCCTGCTTTTTCCAGCGTTTAACGGTCACTTCATCATCAATGCGGGCAACCACAACCTGGCCGTTGCGCACATCCTGGGTTTTATGTACCGCGAGCAGGTCGCCATCCATAATCCCGATATCTTTCATCGACATTCCGCTGACGCGCAGCAGGAAATCGGCAGACGGCTTGAACAGGCCCGGATCCACTTTGTAGTGGGTTTCGATATGTTCCTGCGCCATGATCGGCTCACCGGCAGCAACCCGGCCAATCAGCGGTAGCCCTTCTGAAACCTCTTCTTCCATTAACAGACGAATGCCGCGCGATGCACCGGAAACGATCTCGATGACGCCTTTACGCGCCAGCGCTTTCAGATGCTCTTCTGCCGCATTTGGCGAACGGAAGCCCAGCTGCGCGGCAATCTCTGCACGCGTAGGCGGCATGCCTGTTGAAGAAATATGGTCGCGAATCAGGTCATAGACCTGCTGCTGCCTGCTGGTTAATGCTTTCATCCCGCCCCCTGGTTGTTTATACAGTCGCTGTGAGTATATACAGGTATTGGCGAAATGGAAACCGATTGTCAGGGAAAACGCGCCCTCAGGCGCGTTATGGAAGGCTTATCGCAAATGTGTCCAGAGCAGCGCGACCCAGACAAACAGGGCCAGTATGATGCTGATCAGTACCGCCGCCGAGCCCATGTCTTTTGCCCGGCCCGCCAGGGGATGGTGCTCCTGACCGATGCGGTCAACCACCGCTTCAATGGCACTATTGAGGATTTCGACAATGACCACCAGCACCACCGCCCCAATCATCAGGATGCGGGAGATCACATCGACATCCAGCCAGCACGCGATAATAATAGCGGCCAGCGCAGCCAGTGCTTCCTGGCGAAACGCCGCTTCATGTTGCCAGGCGGCGCGCAGTCCCTGCCATGAGTAACCTGCGGCTTTTACTATTCTGATAAGTCCGGTGGCATTATTTGCCATGATGTGGGAACCCTTTCATCGGATTGACGTCAATGTCTGGGCTGCGTGCAATTGGCACCACCACAGATCTTCGCTGCACTTTCTGCTATGCTTGCGGCGCTTTGCTAACAAGAGGCTTCATGTTGTCTATGTCAGGTTGGCGTAAACTCTATTACAAATTGCTTAATTTACCACTGTCGTTTTTGGTAAAAAGTAAGGCCATTCCGGCCGATCCCGTGTCTGAACATGGTCTGGATCCGACCCGACCTATTATGTATGTTTTGCCTTACGATTCGAAGGCCGACTTACTGACTTTACGCGCACAGTGTCTGCGGCATCATCTGCCCGACCCGCTTTCTCCGCTGGAGATTGATGGTTCACTGCTGCCGCGCCACGTATTTATCCATGATGGCCCGCGCGTCTTCCCCTATTTTGTGCCCAGCGTGGAATCGGTAAAAATCTTTCACGATTACCTGGACCTGCATCGCAATAACCCTAAGCTCGATATTCAAATGCTGCCGGTCACCGTGATGTTTGGCCGCGCACCAGGACGTGAAGTTCAGGGCGAACCCACGCCACATCTGCGGTTGCTGAACGGCGTGCAGAAGTTCTTTGCCGTGATCTGGCATGGACGCGACAGTTTCGTCCGCTTCTCGCCGACCGTCTCATTGCGCCGCATGGCCACGGAACACGGTACGGATAAGTCGATTGCTCAGAAGCTGGCTCGTGTGGCACGCATCCATTTTGCCCGTCAGCGACTGGCGGCAATTGGCCCGCGTTTACCGGCGCGTCAGGATCTGTTTAATCGTCTGCTGCAATCCAAAGCGATTGAAAAAGCCGTTGAAGATGAAGCACGCAGCAAAAAAATCTCCCATGAGAAAGCGCAGCAGAACGCCGTCGAGATGATGGAGGAGATCGCTGCAAACTTTTCCTACGAAGCCATTCGCGTCACCGACCGTGTGATGGGCTGGCTCTGGAGTCGTCTCTATCAGGGCATCAACGTCAATGGCGGCGAAAAGGTTCGTCAGCTGGCGCAGGATGGCCACGAGATTGTCTATGTGCCCTGCCATCGCAGCCACATGGATTATCTGCTGCTCTCCTATGTGCTCTATCATCAGGGTCTGGTGCCGCCGCACATTGCAGCCGGTATCAATCTCAACTTCTGGCCAGCCGGCCCGATTTTCCGTCGTCTGGGCGCCTTCTTTATTCGTCGTACCTTTAAAGGCAATAAGCTCTACGCCACGGTGTTCCGCGA
This genomic window from Pantoea sp. Lij88 contains:
- the dinF gene encoding MATE family efflux transporter DinF, with the translated sequence MRFITATDKNLWRLALPMILSNITVPLLGVVDTAVIGHLDSPVYLGGVAVGTTVTSFLFMLLLFLRMSTTGLTAQAFGAGDKAALARALTQPLIIALLAGVLFIALRYPIIQLATHLVGGNPDVLEQAALFIQIRWLSAPATLANLVILGWLLGVQYARAPVILLVVGNLVNIVLDLWLVMGLHWGVAGAATATALAEYITLIVGGIMVWRVLKLRGISLSLLKQSWRGDSGRLLRLNRDIMLRSLMLQLCFASLTVLGARLGPDVVAVNAVLLMFITFTAYALDGFAYAVEAFAGEAHGAKNGSKLMLVWHSACRQAVVVALFFSLVYAIFGPQIVTLLTSLESLQQTADRYLVWQVIMPLIGVWCYLLDGMFIGATRGREMRNSMVVAAAGYFLTLLSVPVLGNHGLWLAVTVFLALRGLSLWFIWRKHWRQNSWFDA
- the lexA gene encoding transcriptional repressor LexA encodes the protein MKALTSRQQQVYDLIRDHISSTGMPPTRAEIAAQLGFRSPNAAEEHLKALARKGVIEIVSGASRGIRLLMEEEVSEGLPLIGRVAAGEPIMAQEHIETHYKVDPGLFKPSADFLLRVSGMSMKDIGIMDGDLLAVHKTQDVRNGQVVVARIDDEVTVKRWKKQGAIVHLLPENSDFDPIVVDTRAQSLTIEGLAVGVVRNGEWL
- a CDS encoding diacylglycerol kinase encodes the protein MANNATGLIRIVKAAGYSWQGLRAAWQHEAAFRQEALAALAAIIIACWLDVDVISRILMIGAVVLVVIVEILNSAIEAVVDRIGQEHHPLAGRAKDMGSAAVLISIILALFVWVALLWTHLR